In Treponema denticola, one genomic interval encodes:
- a CDS encoding glucose-1-phosphate adenylyltransferase: MAKVLSIILGGGKGTRLYPLTMHRSKPAVPFGGKHRIIDIPLSNCINSGFRNIYIVTQFNSASLHIHIAKAYTFDTFSNGFVEILAAEQTFDNTGWYEGTADSIRKNLHHFRHQNPSHYLILAGDQLYRMDLKKVLEFHKESGSDITVACTPVTREDASGFGIMKVDSNSVITEFMEKPGPDKNIDDWKIPEKSLIKPDDPNKQYLASMGIYIFSAKVMDKCLDSDHTDFGKEVIPEAIKNYKVSAFPHNGYWSDIGTIKSFYDATLDLTEIKPKFDFYDAERPIYTHNRNLPPSKINYAHLSRSMCSEGCVITNSTINHSVIGVRSIIETGSFVEDSICMGADYYETHEEKEARLKEGSPSLGIGNHCRIRSAIIDKNVRIGNNVSIGMDQTPPDGDYGFYHVIDGIYVIVKNSIIPDNTSI, encoded by the coding sequence ATGGCAAAAGTTCTTTCCATAATATTAGGAGGCGGAAAAGGAACACGGCTTTATCCGCTTACAATGCATCGATCTAAACCGGCTGTACCTTTTGGAGGTAAGCATCGAATTATCGATATACCTCTTTCGAATTGTATAAATTCCGGTTTTAGGAACATTTATATTGTAACACAATTTAACTCAGCTTCCTTGCATATTCATATTGCAAAAGCCTACACTTTTGATACATTTTCAAACGGATTTGTAGAGATTCTTGCAGCTGAGCAAACTTTCGACAATACGGGCTGGTATGAAGGCACAGCCGACTCTATCAGAAAAAACCTTCATCATTTTAGACATCAAAATCCCTCTCACTATCTAATCCTTGCAGGCGATCAGCTCTACCGTATGGACCTAAAAAAGGTTTTAGAATTCCACAAGGAGTCGGGCTCAGATATTACCGTAGCCTGTACTCCCGTAACACGGGAAGACGCTTCAGGTTTCGGTATCATGAAGGTGGATTCAAACTCGGTTATTACCGAATTTATGGAAAAACCCGGTCCCGACAAAAACATAGATGATTGGAAAATTCCTGAAAAATCCCTTATCAAACCGGATGATCCGAATAAACAATATCTGGCATCGATGGGTATCTATATTTTTAGTGCAAAGGTTATGGACAAATGTTTAGACAGCGATCATACCGATTTCGGAAAAGAAGTTATTCCTGAAGCTATAAAAAACTATAAGGTTTCCGCCTTTCCTCATAACGGATATTGGTCAGACATAGGAACAATCAAATCTTTTTATGATGCAACCCTTGACTTGACGGAAATAAAACCTAAGTTCGACTTTTATGATGCTGAAAGGCCAATATACACTCATAACAGAAATCTGCCGCCCTCAAAGATAAACTATGCACACTTAAGCAGATCTATGTGTAGCGAAGGCTGTGTTATAACGAATTCCACGATAAATCATTCCGTAATAGGGGTCAGGTCAATCATAGAGACAGGCAGCTTTGTAGAAGATTCAATCTGTATGGGTGCGGACTATTATGAAACTCATGAAGAAAAAGAGGCTCGATTAAAAGAAGGCAGCCCCAGCTTGGGTATAGGAAATCATTGCCGTATCCGTTCTGCGATAATAGACAAAAATGTACGGATAGGCAACAATGTGTCCATAGGAATGGATCAAACTCCGCCTGATGGAGACTATGGTTTTTATCATGTAATAGATGGAATATATGTTATAGTAAAGAATTCTATAATCCCGGATAATACATCAATATAA
- a CDS encoding ATP--guanido phosphotransferase, translated as MVPNFDGWYTSKGPEADIALYSRCDISRNISGFFFPRAISTEDSGKVVSLVFSFFNSLEDAGYFKKLQLRAVDPLSIKLLEERGVLLPEMPEKAEKALVVHENGSLYIGLNLDDHINITSFTSGMDPQAVYAIASGLESKMQKQLFFSADKDAGFLTSDIMKIGSGMKFSVLCSLPGMLYSNSLASVLESTKKNNLNFAGYYSPNSKNSIGALFLISTAISAGDNENIQTSDFISGINKVIEMERQAQKRFFNENSLKVEDMLRRSIALSQSAKLMDFKEAADIIFKIKFGLNLGLIKGITHQECNSMLFKSQMGHLAFLLLNNNMIFDDKSLNDYSIEEYRAHIIQEVCSNVRIIM; from the coding sequence ATGGTTCCAAATTTTGATGGGTGGTATACAAGTAAGGGGCCTGAGGCTGATATAGCCTTGTATAGCCGCTGCGATATATCACGAAATATTTCGGGATTTTTCTTCCCTAGAGCGATTAGTACAGAAGACTCAGGCAAGGTAGTATCTCTTGTTTTCTCTTTTTTTAATTCTTTGGAAGATGCCGGTTATTTTAAAAAATTACAGCTTAGAGCTGTCGATCCTCTTTCAATTAAACTGCTTGAAGAGCGAGGAGTTTTGCTGCCTGAAATGCCTGAGAAAGCGGAAAAAGCTCTTGTGGTGCATGAAAACGGTTCTCTTTACATAGGTTTAAACCTTGACGATCATATAAATATAACCTCTTTTACTTCAGGAATGGATCCTCAGGCTGTATATGCGATAGCTTCCGGCCTAGAGTCAAAAATGCAAAAACAACTTTTTTTTTCGGCCGATAAAGATGCCGGTTTTTTAACTTCAGACATCATGAAAATCGGTTCAGGTATGAAATTTTCAGTTCTATGCTCTTTACCGGGTATGCTTTATTCAAATTCTCTTGCTTCGGTTTTAGAATCAACAAAAAAGAATAATCTTAATTTTGCAGGTTATTATTCACCGAATTCAAAAAATTCTATAGGAGCTCTTTTTTTAATTTCTACTGCAATTTCTGCCGGAGATAATGAAAACATACAGACTTCAGATTTTATTTCGGGAATAAATAAGGTAATTGAGATGGAAAGACAGGCTCAAAAAAGGTTTTTTAATGAAAACAGTTTAAAAGTTGAAGATATGCTTAGAAGATCTATTGCATTATCTCAAAGCGCAAAGCTTATGGATTTTAAAGAAGCAGCTGATATTATATTTAAAATAAAGTTCGGTTTAAATTTGGGCTTAATAAAGGGAATTACTCATCAAGAATGTAATTCCATGCTTTTTAAATCGCAGATGGGACATTTGGCTTTTTTGCTGCTTAACAACAATATGATATTTGATGATAAATCTTTAAATGATTATTCAATAGAAGAATATCGAGCCCATATAATTCAAGAAGTTTGTTCAAATGTCCGAATTATAATGTGA
- a CDS encoding UvrB/UvrC motif-containing protein has product MRILSQKKENLQYSGSVPDIPPASFTEKQSAAELRQKLIQAVEIEDYETAAALRDELKALEKNHGSKF; this is encoded by the coding sequence ATGAGAATATTGAGTCAAAAAAAAGAAAATTTGCAGTATTCCGGTTCAGTACCCGATATACCTCCTGCATCTTTTACAGAAAAGCAGAGTGCTGCAGAGCTGAGGCAAAAATTGATACAGGCTGTTGAGATAGAAGATTACGAGACGGCGGCGGCCCTAAGGGATGAACTTAAAGCCTTGGAGAAAAATCATGGTTCCAAATTTTGA
- a CDS encoding ABC transporter permease — MKNTVFINMAFRFLGIGSGRSVSNARKSLLGAVLGIGISIVPLIVVLVVSDGMIEGITSRTIELGTGHLQVMNMRLSSGLKYAENEKDIRYFILNDIQNDFVENAWIERQGNGLVIGKNGRSGGTIRAVEPEFFSENTKALNLIKIIDGVLEFESNKSAILGSKIAEKLNLKVGDLCRIVTLNKNEKGKTVPKITSFKISAIISSGYQELDALWVFIPLEEGLKIMDQNSSLTSIVISTKNPFDDLKMSEFQELLSSFLPESFSVYTWFDLNRPSFTSFKTTKNILMFIMFLIVLVASANISSAIVMLVMERRREIAILKAAGAHPASISMAFLLAGLLTSLGGVILGMPLGVLTAVHINTIFAFTEKLLNYFQNFFYKVFYNGQNPLEIHILDPAYYLEYIPIKLNFYDLYIIAISMLILSVVVCLIPAVRAGREKPIEIMRKL; from the coding sequence ATGAAAAATACTGTCTTCATTAATATGGCCTTCCGTTTTTTAGGTATAGGTTCAGGCAGGTCTGTTTCAAATGCCCGCAAGAGCTTATTAGGGGCGGTGCTGGGCATAGGTATAAGTATAGTTCCTTTAATTGTCGTTTTGGTGGTTTCAGATGGGATGATTGAAGGTATAACTTCCAGAACAATTGAACTGGGAACAGGTCACCTTCAAGTAATGAATATGAGGCTGTCATCTGGACTTAAATATGCCGAAAATGAAAAAGATATCCGCTACTTTATTCTTAATGATATTCAAAACGATTTTGTAGAAAATGCTTGGATAGAAAGACAGGGCAATGGGCTTGTAATAGGGAAAAACGGAAGAAGCGGGGGAACCATCCGTGCTGTGGAACCGGAATTTTTTTCTGAAAATACCAAAGCCCTTAATTTGATAAAAATAATAGACGGAGTTTTGGAGTTTGAAAGTAATAAGTCTGCAATTTTAGGCTCAAAAATTGCAGAAAAGCTTAATCTTAAAGTAGGGGATTTATGCAGGATTGTTACTCTTAATAAAAATGAAAAAGGAAAAACGGTTCCTAAAATTACTTCTTTTAAGATATCGGCTATTATTTCTTCAGGTTATCAAGAGCTGGATGCCCTATGGGTTTTTATTCCTTTAGAGGAAGGTTTAAAAATCATGGATCAAAACTCTTCCCTTACATCCATAGTTATTTCAACTAAAAATCCTTTTGATGATTTAAAGATGAGCGAATTTCAAGAACTTTTAAGCTCATTTTTACCCGAAAGTTTTTCGGTATATACATGGTTTGATTTAAATAGGCCTTCATTTACATCATTTAAGACTACAAAAAATATATTGATGTTTATAATGTTTTTGATAGTTTTGGTAGCATCTGCAAACATATCTTCTGCTATAGTTATGCTTGTGATGGAAAGAAGGAGGGAAATTGCTATTCTTAAAGCTGCCGGAGCTCATCCGGCTTCTATCAGCATGGCTTTTTTGCTTGCAGGCCTTTTAACCAGTCTGGGCGGAGTAATCTTAGGGATGCCTTTGGGTGTTTTAACAGCCGTGCATATAAATACAATCTTTGCCTTTACGGAAAAACTATTAAACTATTTTCAAAATTTTTTCTATAAAGTATTTTATAATGGGCAAAATCCCCTTGAAATTCACATCTTAGATCCTGCCTATTATTTGGAGTATATTCCGATAAAATTAAATTTTTATGATCTTTACATAATAGCTATTTCTATGTTAATATTATCTGTAGTAGTATGTCTTATTCCTGCTGTTAGAGCCGGAAGGGAAAAACCTATAGAAATTATGAGGAAGCTATGA